Proteins encoded by one window of Orbaceae bacterium BiB:
- the rseP gene encoding RIP metalloprotease RseP, with translation MIWTTLIFLITISVLVAVHEFGHFIIARLCGVKVECFSIGFGKKLYSYTSKKGTQFSLSVIPLGGYVKMLDGRNVELTDDEKPFAFDHQSILKRAAIISAGPVANFIFAIIAYWIIFQLGVVSYPVKVQSVLPNTPAASINIPENMELKSIAGIKVDSWGDVNSALITEMGKDALTLGYETEQGEQYQQTINIKNWKFDIEKVSPITAFGFVPAQIEIYPIVSKIVANSAAEKAGMAVGDTIVAYNNKPYDSWENFVALVKQGQPIQLEVERENKQLMLDLIPSIEINDKGEKIGIVGIYPTSNTIVKQYGIVGAFVKGLDQTKLTIISVVRSFYQLATGVISLKNLSGPVSIAKGAGQTASYGFVPYLFFLAFISISLGVINLVPLPMLDGGHLVFLLIEKIKGSPLSREIQEACYRLGFVLLMIIMGIAFFNDFVRLSL, from the coding sequence GTGATTTGGACAACACTCATTTTTCTAATTACGATCAGCGTTCTGGTTGCTGTGCATGAGTTTGGCCATTTTATTATAGCAAGATTATGTGGTGTTAAAGTTGAATGCTTTTCAATAGGTTTCGGTAAAAAACTTTATTCATATACTTCTAAAAAAGGAACTCAATTTAGCTTATCAGTCATCCCACTTGGTGGCTATGTAAAAATGCTAGATGGGCGAAATGTCGAGCTTACTGATGATGAAAAGCCATTTGCATTTGATCATCAATCTATTCTTAAACGAGCTGCGATAATCAGTGCTGGTCCAGTTGCTAATTTTATTTTTGCAATTATAGCCTATTGGATTATTTTTCAGCTTGGTGTTGTTTCTTATCCCGTTAAAGTTCAGAGCGTCTTACCTAATACTCCCGCAGCAAGTATAAATATTCCAGAGAATATGGAACTAAAATCTATTGCAGGAATCAAAGTAGATAGTTGGGGTGATGTCAATTCAGCTCTGATCACAGAAATGGGTAAAGATGCTCTCACATTAGGTTATGAAACAGAGCAGGGAGAGCAATATCAACAGACCATAAATATTAAAAATTGGAAGTTTGATATTGAAAAGGTATCACCAATTACCGCTTTTGGTTTTGTGCCTGCTCAAATTGAGATTTATCCTATTGTTAGTAAAATTGTTGCTAATTCGGCTGCAGAAAAAGCGGGAATGGCTGTTGGAGATACTATTGTTGCATATAACAATAAACCTTATGACAGTTGGGAAAATTTTGTTGCGTTAGTCAAACAAGGTCAACCTATACAGTTGGAAGTAGAGCGAGAAAATAAGCAGCTAATGTTGGATCTTATTCCCTCTATTGAAATTAATGATAAGGGCGAAAAAATTGGTATAGTAGGAATTTATCCAACTAGTAACACAATTGTAAAACAGTATGGTATAGTAGGCGCATTTGTTAAAGGTCTGGATCAGACAAAATTGACAATAATATCGGTCGTACGTTCATTTTACCAATTAGCGACTGGTGTAATTAGTCTGAAAAATTTATCGGGGCCGGTTTCAATCGCGAAAGGGGCTGGGCAAACGGCAAGTTATGGTTTTGTACCATATCTGTTTTTTTTAGCATTTATCAGTATTAGTTTAGGTGTGATTAATCTTGTGCCTTTACCAATGTTAGATGGTGGACACCTTGTTTTTTTATTAATTGAAAAAATAAAAGGTTCTCCATTGTCTCGAGAAATACAAGAAGCTTGCTATAGACTGGGTTTTGTTTTATTGATGATTATAATGGGAATTGCATTCTTTAATGATTTTGTGCGATTGTCGTTGTAA
- a CDS encoding phosphatidate cytidylyltransferase, translating into MLIQRLLAAIVLIPLVIICLFFLPLHGFLIAMAVICALSAWEWAQFLHIKSVKSKLLFAIGFTCFVAAIYFLSISSMYIETIFKTILLLSIVWWLVALVLVATYPNSLRFWQNNIAKVLFACCTLIPFVFGMITLRGVYYYADTFHGAFLLLYVLVLVWATDSGAYFAGRAFGKHKLAPSVSPGKTIEGFIGGVALALVVSVIVYVSGYFTISFSNMMISSIFAILVSVLGDLTESMFKREANIKDSGHLIPGHGGILDRIDSLTAAIPVFAAVSLYIL; encoded by the coding sequence ATGTTAATTCAACGTCTTTTAGCTGCGATAGTTTTAATTCCTTTGGTCATTATCTGTTTATTTTTTTTACCATTACATGGTTTTTTAATCGCGATGGCCGTTATTTGTGCTCTTTCAGCATGGGAGTGGGCTCAATTTCTACATATCAAATCAGTAAAAAGTAAATTATTATTTGCTATTGGTTTTACTTGTTTTGTTGCCGCTATCTATTTTTTATCTATCAGCTCGATGTATATAGAAACCATTTTCAAAACGATTCTCTTATTATCTATTGTATGGTGGTTAGTTGCCCTAGTGTTAGTTGCAACTTACCCAAATTCACTACGTTTTTGGCAAAATAATATTGCTAAGGTGTTATTTGCTTGCTGTACATTAATTCCATTTGTTTTTGGTATGATTACTTTAAGAGGCGTTTACTATTATGCCGATACTTTTCACGGTGCATTTCTATTATTGTATGTTTTAGTCCTTGTTTGGGCGACAGATTCAGGTGCTTATTTTGCTGGACGGGCATTTGGTAAACATAAATTAGCACCAAGCGTCTCTCCTGGTAAAACAATTGAAGGATTTATTGGTGGTGTTGCTTTAGCATTAGTGGTTAGTGTTATTGTCTATGTAAGTGGCTACTTTACTATCTCATTTAGTAATATGATGATTAGCTCAATATTTGCAATTCTTGTATCTGTACTTGGCGATTTAACTGAAAGTATGTTTAAACGAGAAGCCAATATTAAAGATAGTGGTCATTTGATTCCAGGGCATGGCGGTATTTTAGACCGCATTGATAGTCTGACTGCCGCGATTCCTGTTTTTGCTGCAGTTTCTCTATATATTCTTTAA
- a CDS encoding isoprenyl transferase — MTLHKLIPNHIAIIMDGNGRWAKSRNQLRMVGHRAGLKAVRKTVQHASLIGIKALTLYAFSSENWKRPEQEVSSLMSLFVYALKREAKTLHKNNIRLNIIGDISRFSAQLQTMINDIQAMTLNNTGLILNIAANYGGRWDITNAIKNIVHKIDNGQMSIDAIDEEIVNSEISLHDFPAIDLVIRTGGEHRISNFLLWQIAYSEFYFTDILWPDFDRKALDEAIAVFNKRERRFGQVIDS, encoded by the coding sequence ATGACATTGCACAAACTCATTCCCAATCATATCGCAATTATTATGGATGGTAATGGACGCTGGGCTAAAAGTCGCAATCAATTGAGAATGGTTGGACACAGAGCGGGACTAAAAGCCGTAAGAAAAACAGTACAACATGCTAGCCTAATTGGTATTAAGGCTTTAACCCTCTATGCTTTTAGTAGTGAAAATTGGAAAAGGCCAGAACAAGAAGTCTCTTCCTTGATGTCTCTATTTGTTTATGCTTTAAAGCGAGAAGCTAAAACATTACACAAAAACAATATTCGCCTGAATATTATTGGCGATATTTCTCGTTTTTCTGCTCAACTTCAAACTATGATTAATGATATTCAAGCAATGACCCTTAATAATACAGGATTGATATTGAATATTGCTGCTAATTATGGTGGACGTTGGGATATCACCAATGCAATTAAAAATATTGTGCATAAAATTGATAATGGTCAAATGTCTATAGATGCTATTGATGAGGAGATCGTTAATAGTGAGATTTCATTGCATGATTTTCCTGCAATTGATCTGGTGATTCGTACTGGTGGCGAGCATCGAATTAGTAATTTCTTACTTTGGCAAATAGCTTATTCTGAATTTTATTTCACAGATATACTATGGCCAGACTTTGATCGAAAAGCGCTTGACGAAGCGATTGCTGTTTTTAATAAAAGAGAACGTCGTTTTGGTCAAGTAATTGATTCTTAA
- the crp gene encoding cAMP-activated global transcriptional regulator CRP translates to MIISKQQSDTTLEWFLSHCHIHKYPAKSTLIHQGEKAETLYYIVKGAAAVLIKDDEGKEMILSYLSQGEFIGELGLFEEGMERSAWVKARTSCEVAEISYKKFKQLIQVNPDILMKLAGQMANRLQVTSEKVSNLAFLDVAGRIAQTLLNLAKQPDAMTHPDGMQIKITRQEIGQIVGCSRETVGRILKMLEEQHLISAHGKTIVVYGTR, encoded by the coding sequence ATGATTATTAGTAAACAACAATCCGATACAACGTTAGAGTGGTTTTTATCTCATTGCCATATCCATAAATATCCCGCCAAAAGTACCTTGATTCATCAAGGTGAAAAAGCCGAGACTTTGTATTACATCGTAAAAGGCGCAGCAGCGGTACTCATTAAAGATGATGAAGGTAAAGAGATGATTTTATCCTATTTGAGCCAAGGTGAATTTATTGGTGAATTAGGTCTATTTGAAGAAGGTATGGAAAGAAGTGCTTGGGTTAAAGCAAGAACTAGTTGTGAAGTTGCTGAGATTTCTTATAAGAAATTTAAACAACTTATCCAAGTCAATCCTGATATTCTGATGAAATTAGCTGGTCAAATGGCTAATCGATTACAAGTAACCTCTGAAAAAGTGAGTAATTTGGCGTTTCTTGATGTTGCAGGTCGAATTGCCCAAACATTGTTAAATTTAGCAAAACAGCCAGATGCGATGACTCATCCCGATGGTATGCAGATTAAGATAACGCGTCAGGAAATTGGTCAAATTGTAGGCTGTTCAAGAGAAACTGTGGGGCGGATTTTGAAAATGCTAGAAGAGCAGCATTTGATTTCAGCGCACGGTAAAACCATTGTTGTATATGGTACCCGCTAG
- a CDS encoding YheU family protein encodes MIIPWQDLPHETLTNIIESFVLREGTDYGVTEKTLAEKVDNIRTQLKQNKIVLVWSELHESIDFKVTDVLI; translated from the coding sequence ATGATTATTCCTTGGCAAGATTTGCCTCATGAGACATTAACTAACATTATTGAGTCTTTTGTTTTGCGAGAAGGTACCGATTATGGCGTAACAGAAAAGACACTAGCTGAAAAAGTTGATAATATCAGAACTCAACTAAAACAAAATAAAATTGTTCTTGTTTGGTCAGAACTACATGAATCGATAGATTTTAAGGTAACAGATGTGCTTATTTAG